A single Capricornis sumatraensis isolate serow.1 chromosome 20, serow.2, whole genome shotgun sequence DNA region contains:
- the LOC138096934 gene encoding cationic amino acid transporter 3-like, whose translation MVHQYVHQFGQRLVRRRGADTIKESDGLKIHLSATELVFLGVGRNLGAGLYIMLGAVAKYVAEPAIVICFLVAGLSSLLSRLCHVECDARVPRSSSAYVCSSVTMGQLWAFVVGWNIILLFLIATACTARAWRYAFDSLTGDRVSQALEGTVPLHVSYLLATYADFFALGLVLLLAVLLALGVPESAWVYRVFTVINLLVLSFIIVSGFIKGDLHNWKLTEQDYTLAAAVFSNRLGALGPPGAGGFVPFDFEGLLRGAATCFYAFVGFAAIAARGRRDLKPQRSISLISLLMCFLAYFAVSAALTLMVPYYQIHHHSPLPEAFLHVGWGPARYVVAVGVLCALTSSFLCAMLSMFQLTCAMAADGLLFRALAQIHTRTGTPIMAILASGTLTGLTATLLRILDLVKLMSAGILPAYTLVAVSVLVLRYQPDQILSKREKTEEGNEISDHEASLSEPVPEAGPLRILKSLWFPTSTTPNQTSGQIVYGCASLLVLLLSILSLILAQWPRRVFSGDPGLTTVAVLLLLLITGVTVIIWRQPQNPTYLTFRVPALPVLPLVSIFVNIYLMMQITSGTWILFGIWMAIGSVIYIGYEIRHSLAGNKHQQPSASTTQSPD comes from the exons ATGGTGCATCAGTATGTTCATCAGTTTGGTCAGAGGCTGGTCCGCAGGCGAGGGGCAGACACCATAAAGGAGTCTGACGGTCTCAAGATTCATCTGAGTGCCACAGAGCTGGTGTTCTTGGGTGTGGGCAGGAACCTGGGAGCCGGCCTGTACATCATGCTTGGTGCAGTGGCCAAGTACGTAGCTGAACCAGCGATTGTCATCTGCTTCTTGGTGGCTGGCCTGTCTTCTCTGCTGTCGAGGCTCTGCCATGTGGAGTGTGATGCACGGGTACCACGCTCCTCTTCTGCGTATGTCTGCAGCTCCGTCACGATGGGACAGCTCTGGGCCTTTGTCGTTGGCTGGAACATCatactgttatttttaattg CCACTGCGTGTACAGCCCGCGCCTGGAGGTACGCCTTTGACAGCCTCACTGGGGACCGCGTCTCTCAGGCATTGGAGGGAACTGTCCCTCTGCATGTTTCCTACTTACTGGCCACGTATGCAGACTTTTTCGCACTGGGCCTGGTGCTGCTGCTTGCGG TACTACTCGCTCTGGGAGTTCCTGAGTCAGCCTGGGTTTACAGAGTGTTCACAGTCATCAACCTTTTGGTTCTCAGCTTCATCATCGTCTCTGGCTTCATTAAGGGAGACCTGCACAACTGGAAGCTCACAGAACAGGACTACACATTGGCTGCAGCTGTATTCTCAAATAGGTTAGGAGC CTTGGGCCCTCCAGGTGCTGGAGGGTTTGTGCCTTTTGACTTTGAGGGGCTTCTCCGAGGAGCAGCTACGTGCTTCTACGCATTTGTTGGTTTTGCTGCCATTGCCGCTAGAG GCAGAAGAGACCTAAAGCCTCAGCGGTCCATCTCCCTGATCTCACTCCTCATGTGCTTTTTGGCATATTTTGCTGTCTCAGCGGCGCTCACCCTCATGGTGCCCTACTACCAGATTCATCACCACAGCCCCTTGCCCGAGGCTTTTCTCCATGTTGGCTGGGGCCCTGCCAGATATGTGGTGGCTGTTGGCGTCCTCTGTGCTCTTACGTCCAG cttccTATGTGCCATGCTCTCCATGTTTCAATTGACCTGTGCAATGGCAGCTGATGGGCTCCTTTTCCGAGCTCTTGCCCAGATCCACACCCGTACTGGCACCCCCATCATGGCCATCTTGGCTTCTGGAACTCTTACAG GGCTCACGGCAACACTCCTCAGGATCCTTGATCTGGTGAAACTCATGTCAGCCGGGATCCTGCCTGCTTACACTCTTGTGGCTGTTTCCGTACTTGTCCTCAG GTACCAACCAGACCAGATTTTAAGCAAGAGGGAGAAAACTGAAGAGGGAAATGAGATTTCTGACCATGAAGCAAGTCTTTCAGAACCTGTACCTGAAGCAGGACCCTTAAGGATTCTAAAGAGTCTGTGGTTCCCTACCAGCACCACCCCCAACCAGACATCTGGGCAGATTGTCTATGGATGTGCCTCTCTGCTTG TTCTCTTGCTGAGCATCCTGAGCCTGATCTTGGCCCAGTGGCCCAGACGTGTGTTCTCTGGAGACCCCGGGCTCACAACAgtggctgtgctgctgctgctgctcatcaCTGGGGTCACAGTCATCATCTGGAGGCAGCCCCAGAACCCCACCTATCTTACATTCAGG GTCCCTGCTCTGCCTGTCCTCCCACTGGTGAGCATCTTTGTGAACATTTACTTGATGATGCAGATAACTTCTGGGACCTGGATCTTATTTGGCATCTGGATGGCGATTG GATCTGTCATATACATAGGATATGAGATCCGACACAGCCTGGCAGGGAACAAACATCAACAGCCATCAGCCTCCACCACCCAGTCTCCGGATTAA